In Deltaproteobacteria bacterium, a single genomic region encodes these proteins:
- a CDS encoding DUF4215 domain-containing protein — MVSTRLCPLAWLSIAAAAVAACGDDGADAADGESSGASSSPASSSATDPSTTVVDGSSSAGSDSSDAGVDASTSSGSAGVTSDTTAEAGTQTSVGSATTSDATSTGTSGTTASSVTCGDGEQTQDEACDDGNAADDDGCSAACAVEPGWSCAGVPSSCITSCGDGVRAGDEACDDGDLAPSDGCAYDCTVAFGWSCAGSPSVCTIDAVVEEIALGGLGGCIRTDLGDVACFGERAQGAVGDGGVDGFSGVPVFTLDDVTAIAAGEQLHCAIRSVGDVWCWGDNAELAMGSTVMSPDDDQTLPIAIADAPLATSIEAGDDHVCVIDLAGAVWCWGDNADLQLGRGGVETSDSPDPSAVALPGDLTAIDLGLGDGHSCAVLSDGTVACWGDDDNGQLGDGTPGIDRSTALLVPGLADVVEVEAGEDTTCVRDEIGAVYCWGDNIQGQLGVGNTFDAAAPQGVTLPMPAQSITLGDRFACALLVDGQLYCWGEGADFQLGNGDLAPTSLPSPVAQLPDADLVEVEAGARGACVRAATGERWCWGFSQDGQLGFAPPMQLEPAPVAFSSAPAAVVLDPPEQSGVLCGVQDDGTVECAGDGTLANQTPFGAEGYFSPLSHHLVVPTALPLLADVEIMRMGDGFACVSTGADVQCWGDNSQRQLGQGGSSTVDAYTPVSVVGLGAVDELAMGARHSCVRTGGSVLCWGDNTDGQVGTAALNGDQGTPVVVPLIADAVELALGERHSCARLDSGPVRCWGDDEQGQIGDDDDDPADPLAPVDVTGLPAAVEQIVAGQAHTCARASGDVYCWGAGAFGQLGVGDEQDADTAQLVPGLAEIEQLAAGYTHVCARDANGAMWCWGESGEGQLGDGGVTITAATEVLAPTQFLVGSGITAVVAGDAITCIEAAGSWGCVGRRAAGQLGDGSTTVPVFPSELRFGP; from the coding sequence ATGGTGTCGACGCGCCTGTGCCCACTCGCTTGGCTCAGCATCGCGGCCGCGGCCGTGGCTGCTTGCGGGGACGATGGGGCGGACGCCGCCGACGGCGAGTCGAGCGGTGCCAGCTCGAGCCCCGCCAGCTCGAGCGCCACCGACCCGAGCACCACTGTCGTCGATGGCAGCAGCTCGGCCGGCAGTGACTCGAGCGACGCAGGTGTCGATGCCAGCACGTCGAGCGGGAGCGCGGGCGTCACGTCCGACACCACGGCAGAAGCCGGGACGCAGACCAGCGTCGGCTCCGCGACCACGTCGGACGCGACCTCGACTGGCACATCTGGCACCACGGCGTCTTCGGTGACCTGCGGCGATGGTGAGCAGACCCAAGACGAGGCGTGCGACGACGGCAACGCGGCGGACGACGACGGCTGCAGCGCCGCGTGTGCCGTCGAGCCCGGTTGGTCGTGCGCGGGCGTGCCGAGCTCGTGCATCACGAGCTGCGGCGATGGTGTGCGCGCCGGCGATGAGGCCTGCGATGACGGCGACCTCGCGCCGTCCGACGGCTGCGCATACGACTGCACCGTCGCGTTCGGATGGAGCTGCGCGGGCTCGCCGAGCGTCTGCACCATCGACGCGGTCGTCGAGGAGATCGCGCTCGGCGGCCTCGGCGGCTGCATCCGCACCGACCTCGGCGACGTGGCGTGCTTCGGCGAGCGCGCCCAGGGGGCGGTCGGCGACGGCGGGGTCGATGGCTTCAGCGGCGTCCCCGTCTTCACCCTCGACGATGTCACGGCGATCGCCGCTGGCGAGCAGCTCCACTGTGCGATCCGGAGCGTGGGCGACGTGTGGTGCTGGGGCGACAACGCCGAGCTCGCGATGGGTTCGACGGTGATGTCACCCGACGACGATCAGACGCTCCCGATCGCGATCGCGGACGCACCGCTCGCCACCTCGATCGAGGCCGGCGACGATCACGTGTGCGTGATCGATCTCGCCGGCGCGGTGTGGTGCTGGGGCGACAACGCCGACCTGCAGCTCGGACGCGGCGGTGTCGAGACCTCCGACAGCCCCGACCCGAGCGCAGTGGCCCTCCCGGGCGACCTCACCGCGATCGACCTCGGCCTCGGCGACGGACACTCGTGCGCGGTGCTCAGCGACGGCACGGTCGCCTGCTGGGGCGACGACGACAACGGTCAGCTCGGGGACGGGACGCCCGGAATCGATCGCAGCACGGCGTTGCTCGTGCCCGGGCTGGCCGACGTCGTCGAGGTCGAAGCCGGCGAGGACACCACGTGCGTGCGCGACGAGATCGGCGCCGTGTACTGCTGGGGCGACAACATCCAGGGCCAGCTCGGCGTGGGCAACACGTTCGATGCCGCGGCCCCGCAGGGGGTGACGCTGCCGATGCCGGCGCAGTCGATCACGCTCGGTGATCGCTTCGCGTGTGCGCTGCTCGTCGATGGTCAGCTCTACTGTTGGGGCGAAGGCGCCGACTTCCAGCTCGGCAACGGCGATCTCGCACCGACGTCGCTCCCGAGCCCCGTCGCCCAGCTGCCCGACGCCGACCTCGTCGAGGTCGAGGCCGGCGCACGTGGAGCCTGCGTGCGTGCGGCCACGGGCGAGCGCTGGTGCTGGGGCTTCAGTCAGGACGGGCAGCTGGGCTTCGCGCCCCCGATGCAGCTCGAGCCGGCACCGGTGGCGTTCTCATCCGCTCCCGCCGCGGTGGTGCTCGATCCGCCCGAGCAAAGCGGCGTGCTGTGTGGCGTGCAGGACGATGGGACCGTCGAGTGCGCCGGTGATGGCACCCTCGCCAACCAGACGCCATTCGGCGCCGAGGGCTACTTCTCGCCGCTCTCGCACCACCTCGTCGTTCCCACCGCGTTGCCGTTGCTCGCCGACGTCGAGATCATGCGCATGGGCGACGGCTTCGCGTGTGTGTCGACCGGCGCCGACGTTCAATGCTGGGGTGACAACAGCCAACGTCAGCTCGGCCAAGGCGGCTCCAGCACCGTCGACGCGTACACGCCGGTGTCCGTGGTCGGGCTCGGCGCGGTCGACGAGCTCGCGATGGGGGCGCGGCACTCGTGCGTCCGCACCGGCGGCAGCGTGCTGTGCTGGGGCGACAACACCGACGGGCAGGTCGGCACCGCTGCGTTGAACGGCGATCAGGGTACGCCGGTCGTCGTACCGCTCATCGCCGACGCCGTCGAGCTCGCGCTCGGCGAGCGACACTCGTGCGCACGGCTCGACTCGGGGCCCGTGCGCTGTTGGGGCGATGACGAGCAGGGGCAGATCGGCGACGACGACGATGACCCTGCGGATCCACTCGCACCGGTCGACGTCACGGGCTTGCCGGCCGCGGTCGAGCAGATCGTCGCCGGCCAAGCCCACACCTGCGCGCGCGCATCCGGCGACGTGTACTGCTGGGGCGCCGGCGCATTCGGGCAGCTGGGCGTCGGCGACGAGCAGGACGCCGACACCGCGCAGCTCGTGCCGGGCCTCGCCGAGATCGAGCAGCTCGCCGCCGGCTACACCCACGTCTGCGCCCGCGATGCCAACGGCGCCATGTGGTGCTGGGGCGAGTCCGGCGAGGGTCAGCTCGGCGACGGCGGCGTGACGATCACGGCGGCGACCGAGGTGCTCGCACCCACGCAGTTCCTCGTCGGCAGCGGCATCACGGCGGTCGTGGCCGGCGACGCGATCACCTGCATCGAAGCGGCGGGGAGCTGGGGCTGTGTCGGGCGGCGCGCGGCCGGGCAGCTCGGCGACGGGAGCACGACGGTGCCGGTGTTCCCCTCCGAGCTGCGCTTCGGACCCTGA
- a CDS encoding AraC family transcriptional regulator: MHPAPSREPDWTASADPLGEALHFLRLSGMFYCRSELRAPWGLTMPAFANALWFHVITQGECTLEGKHIGALKLRTGDFVLVPHGDGHRLRSDRRAPTPNVVELPQRMLSSAYSLLEHGGHGAATTLVCGVVRFDEPAAHDLVAMLPAAIHLDGTGSSYADWMAGTLRLMADEARALRPGGETIITRLADVLVIQAIRSWLARDAGGAGGWIAALRDPQIGRAVLGIHREPDRAWTVGELAALAGMSRSSFAAHFNARVGEPPMAFVTRVRMRMAAALLGGQDAGLADLAGRLGYRSEAAFNRAFKRVIGTTPGAHRRSATR, from the coding sequence ATGCACCCGGCGCCTTCCCGCGAGCCCGACTGGACCGCTTCGGCCGACCCGCTGGGCGAGGCCCTGCACTTCCTCCGCCTGAGCGGGATGTTCTACTGCCGCTCCGAGCTGCGCGCGCCGTGGGGCCTGACGATGCCTGCGTTCGCGAACGCACTGTGGTTCCACGTGATCACGCAGGGCGAGTGCACGCTCGAGGGCAAGCACATCGGCGCCCTGAAGCTCCGCACCGGCGACTTCGTGCTGGTGCCGCACGGCGACGGCCACCGCCTGCGTTCCGACCGCCGCGCCCCGACCCCCAACGTCGTCGAGCTGCCGCAACGCATGCTCTCGAGCGCGTACTCGCTGCTCGAGCACGGCGGCCACGGGGCCGCGACCACGCTGGTGTGCGGTGTGGTCCGCTTCGACGAGCCGGCCGCGCACGATCTGGTCGCGATGCTGCCGGCCGCGATCCACCTCGACGGCACCGGCTCGAGCTACGCCGACTGGATGGCGGGCACGCTGCGACTGATGGCCGACGAGGCCCGCGCGCTGCGACCCGGTGGCGAGACCATCATCACCCGGCTCGCCGACGTGCTGGTCATCCAGGCGATCCGCAGCTGGCTGGCGCGGGATGCTGGCGGCGCGGGCGGATGGATCGCCGCGCTGCGCGACCCGCAGATCGGACGCGCGGTGCTGGGCATCCACCGCGAGCCCGACCGCGCGTGGACGGTCGGCGAGCTCGCGGCCCTGGCCGGCATGTCGCGCTCGTCCTTCGCCGCGCACTTCAACGCGCGGGTCGGCGAGCCGCCGATGGCGTTCGTGACCCGGGTCCGCATGCGCATGGCCGCGGCGCTGCTCGGTGGCCAGGACGCCGGCCTGGCCGACCTCGCGGGCAGGCTCGGCTACCGCTCCGAGGCGGCGTTCAACCGCGCCTTCAAGCGCGTCATCGGTACGACCCCGGGTGCGCACCGACGCAGCGCGACGCGATGA